Part of the Bradyrhizobium sp. AZCC 1721 genome, AACAACGCGCGCGTCATCTTCCCGAGCGAAGCGACGATTTACAAGGTGCCCAATCTACACACCTCCGATAGCGCCTATCGCTACCAGTGCCGCGCAACGGCCTCGCTGAGCGAAGCCCAACTGGACATCCTGGAGCGGTGCGGGGTCAATGATGCCTATCGCGCCTCGGTTGCGGCGTGTGTTCGGGATCTTGGCCTGAGTGCGGCCACGTCGGAGCGCTTGTTCGGCGATTGGTTCGCCGCGGCCGCGTGATCGCCATGCTGGACATTCGCACGATCGCCGAGCCAGCCCTCCCTGGAAGGGCTGGCAAGCAGCCCCGCACCGCCACCAGCCATCTGCAGCGCCTGGAGTCCGAAAGCATCCACATCATGCGCGAGGTGGCGGCCGGATTCCGTAAACCCGTGATGCTCTATTCCGTCGGCAAGGACTCCTCGGTGCTCTTGCACCTGGCGATGAAGGCGTTCTATCCCGGCAAGCCGCCGTTTCCGCTGCTGCATGTCGATACGACCTGGAAGTTTCGCGAGATGATCGCGTTTCGCGATCAGCGCGCAAGCGAGCTTGGGCTCGATCTGATCGTCCATGTCAACGCCGACGGTCTGAGGCAGGGCATCGGCCCGTTCAGCCACGGCTCGGCGCTTCATACCGACGTGATGAAGACGCAGGCGCTGCGGCAGGCACTGGAAGCCGGCGGCTTCGATGCCGCGATCGGCGGTGCGCGCCGTGACGAGGAGAAATCGCGCGCCAAGGAGCGCATCTTCTCGCATCGAAGCGCCACGCACCGCTGGGACCCGAAGCAGCAGCGGCCGGAGCTGTGGAGCCTGTACAACACCATGCTCGCGCCCGGCGAGAGCATGCGGGTGTTTCCGCTGTCGAACTGGACCGAGCTCGACGTCTGGGAATACATCCCGATCGAGAACATTCCGATCGTGCCCTTGTACTTTGCCGCGCGGCGGCCGGTGGTCGAGCGCGACGGCGCGCTGATCATGGTCGACGACGAGCGGATGCCGCTGCGCGCTGGCGAGCAGCCGATGTGGCGCTCGGTGAGATTTCGCACGCTCGGCTGCTATCCTCTGACCGGCGCGATGTCGTCGACGGCGGCCAACCTGCCGGAGATCGTCCATGAGATGATGATTTCGCGAACGTCCGAACGGCAAGGACGCGTCATCGACCGCGACTCGACCGCGTCGATGGAACGGAAAAAAGCGGAGGGCTATTTCTGATGTCTTATCACGAGGCGCCCGCGGTAGCCGTTCTCGACGCGTTGCAGCTCGGGCAGGATGACCGGCCGACGCTGCGCTTCGTCACCTGCGGCAGCGTCGACGATGGCAAGAGCACACTGGTCGGCCGCCTGCTCTACGATTCGAAGACGCTGCTCGACGACCAACTGGCGGCGCTCGCCTCCGAGAGCAAGGTCGCCGGCACCACCGGCGGCGATCTCGACTTTGCGCTTTTGGTCGACGGCCTGCAGGCGGAGCGCGAGCAGGGCATCACGATCGACGTCGCCTACCGTTTCTTCGCCACCCAGCGCCGCCGCTTCGTCGTCGCCGACACGCCGGGCCACGCCCAGTATACCCGGAACATGGCGACCGGCGCGTCCGCTGCCGATCTCGCGGTGGTGCTGATCGACGCGCGCAAGGGCGTGATCACGCAGACCCGCCGCCACAGCCATATCCTCGCGTTGCTCGGCGTGCGCCACGTCGTGCTGGCCGTCAACAAGATGGATCTGGTCGGCTTCGATGCCGATCGTTTTGCCGCGATCGCCGCCGACTATCAAACGCTCGCGACCCGCCTCGGCATTCCGCAGGTTCAATGCATTCCCGTCGTGGCGCGCGACGGCGACAACATCTTCGCCGCGAGTACGCGGATGCCCTGGCACGACGGGCCGACGGTGATGGCGCATCTGGAGACGGTCGACGTGACCGGCGACATCGCAGAGCGACCGTTCCGGCTTCCGGTGCAATGGGTGAACCGGCCGAATGCGGAGTTTCGCGGCTTCAGCGGGCGAATCGCCAGCGGCACGGTGCGCATAGGCGACGCGATCAGCGTGCGGCCGTCCGGCCATCTCACCCATGTCGCCGGCATCATCACCGCCGCCGGCGAGCAGGACCACGCCACAGCCGGCCAATCGGTAACCCTCACGCTGACTGAGGAGATCGATGTCAGCCGCGGCGACGTGCTGACCGCGGGCGCCGCGCCGCTGGTATCGGATCAACTGGCCGCGCATCTCGTCTGGTTCGACGGCGACGCCATGCTGCCGGGCCGCCGCTACGTGCTCAAATGCAGCACCGCCTCGACCGGCGCGGTCATCTCGACGCTAAAGCACCGCGTCGCGATCGACACCATGGAGCATCAGGCCGCCACCACGCTCGCCGCCAAC contains:
- the cysD gene encoding sulfate adenylyltransferase subunit CysD gives rise to the protein MLDIRTIAEPALPGRAGKQPRTATSHLQRLESESIHIMREVAAGFRKPVMLYSVGKDSSVLLHLAMKAFYPGKPPFPLLHVDTTWKFREMIAFRDQRASELGLDLIVHVNADGLRQGIGPFSHGSALHTDVMKTQALRQALEAGGFDAAIGGARRDEEKSRAKERIFSHRSATHRWDPKQQRPELWSLYNTMLAPGESMRVFPLSNWTELDVWEYIPIENIPIVPLYFAARRPVVERDGALIMVDDERMPLRAGEQPMWRSVRFRTLGCYPLTGAMSSTAANLPEIVHEMMISRTSERQGRVIDRDSTASMERKKAEGYF
- the cysC gene encoding adenylyl-sulfate kinase — its product is MSYHEAPAVAVLDALQLGQDDRPTLRFVTCGSVDDGKSTLVGRLLYDSKTLLDDQLAALASESKVAGTTGGDLDFALLVDGLQAEREQGITIDVAYRFFATQRRRFVVADTPGHAQYTRNMATGASAADLAVVLIDARKGVITQTRRHSHILALLGVRHVVLAVNKMDLVGFDADRFAAIAADYQTLATRLGIPQVQCIPVVARDGDNIFAASTRMPWHDGPTVMAHLETVDVTGDIAERPFRLPVQWVNRPNAEFRGFSGRIASGTVRIGDAISVRPSGHLTHVAGIITAAGEQDHATAGQSVTLTLTEEIDVSRGDVLTAGAAPLVSDQLAAHLVWFDGDAMLPGRRYVLKCSTASTGAVISTLKHRVAIDTMEHQAATTLAANEIGYVNLSLDRPLVCEAYREDRELGSFILIDPISHRTAAAGMIDFSLRRATNIRRQALDVDKSVRARLKQQRPCVLWFTGLSGAGKSTIANLVDRRLAELGRHAALLDGDNLRYGINRDLGFTSEARVENIRRVAEIAALFVDAGLIALVSLISPFRGDRETARRRLDDGEFIEIHVATSLSECERRDSKGLYARARAGELPNFTGIDQAYETPLAPEITIDTSEMSAEAACERIIAYLREHRYL